In Spinacia oleracea cultivar Varoflay chromosome 5, BTI_SOV_V1, whole genome shotgun sequence, a single window of DNA contains:
- the LOC110784633 gene encoding golgin candidate 6, producing MDFVSGYKGVVGRVFGNDNATSNEDSYVERLLDRINNGTKAEDRRMALVELQSVVAENHSAQLAFGAMGLPVLLSVLKDERDDVEMVRGALETLVSSLTPLNHAKMAKIEVEPSKMNADLLSREVDNISLLLSLLAEDDFYVRYYTLQVLTALLTNSLSRLQESILAIPRGITRLMDMLMDREVIRNEALLLLTYLTREAEEIQKIVVFEGAFEKIFTIMKEEGGSDGGVVVQDCLQLLNNILRNNTSNQTLLRETLGFDPVVSLLKLRGVSYSFTQQKTINLVSTLETVNLLIASGPQAESGKDTNCMTNKTVLVQRKVLDHLLMLGVESQWAPVTVRCAALHCIGDLIARHPKNVDELASKVLGEEPQVELALNSILRIILRTSSLQEFVNADYVFKNFCENNPDGQRLLASTLTPQPQSMAHAPLEDDVNMSFGSMLLHGLTMSESDGDLEICARAASVLSHMLKDNAQCKEKAIKVELGATMQSMGTPEPLMHRMVKYLAVSFSMESKDGKSSGKADLYIQEMILKLLIIWLVDCPTAVECFLDARPHLTYLLELLSNQSATVCTRGLAAVLLGECVLYNKCIESGKDVYGIVDAISQKSGLTSYFLKFDEMQRNFLFSSKKLSGQHKPLTRSNGASMADIEDEEDDVSMSENRNDNEEHPILVSLFDSGFVALVGSLEANIRERFVDVYSNPKAKVAVVPAELERRSGETDGDYIKRLKSFVEKQCSEIQDLLSRNASLAEDMAKTGTRSEQKTSGPSERVQVETYRREVRAASQRLEMLKNENAKLENDVSMYQNLASKMESELKSLSDAYCSLEQANSQLDKEAKSLRSGGVTSYPDIEAIKEEVREEAQKESEAELNDLLVCLGQEQSKVERLTARLLELGEDVDKLLEGVGDDTGLPGDDDDDDDEDEEED from the exons ATGGATTTTGTATCTGGATACAAG GGAGTTGTTGGGCGTGTTTTCGGAAATGATAATGCTACTTCGAATGAAGACAG TTATGTTGAACGGTTGCTTGATCGGATAAATAATGGTACCAAGGCTGAGGATAGGCGGATGGCATTGGTCGAGCTTCAATCTGTTGTTGCAGAAAACCATTCTGCACAATTAGCTTTTGGAGCAATGG GCTTGCCTGTATTACTAAGTGTGCTGAAGGATGAGCGAGATGATGTGGAAATG GTCCGTGGTGCTTTAGAAACCCTTGTTAGTTCTTTAACTCCTCTTAATCATGCAAAAATGGCAAAGATTGAAGTGGAGCCATCCAAAATGAATGCTGATTTACTATCAAGAGAAGTAGACAACATATCTCTCCTTCTTAGCTTGTTG GCAGAGGATGACTTTTATGTGCGATATTACACGCTCCAAGTTTTGACAGCCCTTCTCACAAATTCGCTAAGCAG GTTACAAGAGTCAATTTTGGCTATTCCTCGAGGTATAACTCGATTGATGGACATGCTGATGGACCGTGAG GTTATCCGCAATGAGGCCTTGCTTCTTCTTACATACCTGACTCGTGAAGCAGAG GAAATACAAAAAATAGTAGTGTTTGAAGGGGCTTTTGAGAAGATATTTACCATTATGAAAGAGGAAGGGGGTTCGGATGGTGGAGTTGTTGTTCAG GATTGTCTTCAATTGTTGAATAATATTTTGCGTAACAATACCTCTAATCAG ACTCTTTTGAGGGAGACACTAGGATTTGATCCTGTTGTATCACTTTTGAAGTTGCGAGGAGTCTCTTATAGCTTTACACAGCAGAAG ACAATCAATCTGGTCAGCACGTTGGAGACTGTTAATCTGCTAATCGCCAGTGGCCCACAAGCTGAATCAGGGAAAGATACAAATTGTATGACCAACAAAACAGTCTTGGTTCAG AGAAAGGTATTGGATCATCTTCTTATGCTAGGAGTTGAGAGCCAATGGGCTCCAGTTACTGTTCGTTGTGCG GCGCTACACTGTATTGGTGATTTAATTGCTCGACATCCTAAGAACGTTGATGAGCTTGCTAGTAAAGTGCTTGGAGAAGAGCCACAAGTAGAACTTGCTCTAAATTCCATTCTTCGAATCATTTTGCGAACTTCTAGCCTGCAAGAGTTTGTCAATGCTGATTATGTTTTCAAGAACTTTTGTGAG AACAATCCTGATGGTCAGAGACTATTAGCATCCACATTGACTCCCCAGCCACAGTCAATGGCTCATGCGCCGCTGGAAGACGATGTAAACATGTCATTCGGAAG TATGTTGCTCCATGGTCTGACAATGAGTGAAAGTGATGGCGATCTTGAG ATTTGTGCACGGGCTGCTAGTGTTTTGTCTCATATGCTGAAGGACAACGCCCAGTGCAAAGAAAAG GCTATAAAAGTTGAGCTGGGGGCAACAATGCAGTCTATGGGGACTCCTGAGCCATTGATGCACCGTATGGTGAAGTACTTGgctgtttctttttccatggAAAGTAAAGATGGAAAGTCAAGTGGAAAAGCAGATCTCTACATTCAAGAAATGATTCTAAAACTTTTGATAATATGGCTTGTTGATTGCCCAACTGCAGTGGAATGTTTTCTTGATGCACGCCCCCATCTCACTTATCTTCTTGAGTTGCTCTCAAATCAATCTGCAACAGTATGTACTCGGGGGCTAGCAGCTGTTCTTTTGGGAGAGTGTGTTCTTTACAACAAGTGTATTGAAAGTGGTAAGGATGTTTATGGCATAGTCGATGCAATCAGCCAAAAATCTGGGCTTACCTCGTACTTTCTGAAGTTCGATGAGATGCAAAGGAACTTTCTTTTTTCCTCCAAGAAGCTTTCTGGACAGCACAAACCTTTGACTAGATCAAATGGTGCTAGTATGGCGGAtattgaagatgaagaagatgatgtTAGTATGTCAGAGAATAGGAATGATAATGAGGAGCATCCTATTTTGGTGTCACTCTTTGATTCTGGCTTTGTTGCCCTGGTTGGTAGCTTGGAGGCTAACATAAGAGAGAGATTTGTGGATGTTTATAGCAATCCAAAGGCAAAGGTTGCAGTTGTTCCTGCTGAATTAGAACGAAGAAGTGGAGAAACTGATGGAGACTATATCAAGCGTCTCAAATCCTTCGTGGAGAAACAGTGCTCTGAGATCCAG GATCTCCTAAGCCGCAATGCAAGCTTAGCTGAAGACATGGCTAAGACAGGAACAAGGTCTGAGCAAAAAACTAGTGGGCCATCAGAGAGAGTCCAGGTGGAGACGTACCGTAGAGAAGTGCGTGCAGCATCTCAGCGTCTTGAGATGCTCAAGAATGAGAACGCGAaacttgaaaatgatgtttccaTGTACCAGAATTTGGCCAGTAAGATGGAATCTGAATTGAAGAGCTTATCTGATGCTTATTGCAGTCTAGAACAGGCCAACTCTCAACTTGATAAAGAGGCCAAGTCTTTGAGAAGTGGGGGAGTTACTTCTTACCCAGATATTGAGGCAATTAAAGAGGAAGTTAGAGAGGAAGCACAGAAGGAAAGTGAGGCAGAGTTGAATGATTTGCTTGTTTGCTTAGGACAAGAGCAAAGCAAAGTCGAGAGACTTACTGCAAGATTATTGGAACTAGGAGAGGATGTTGACAAGTTGCTTGAAGGTGTTGGAGATGATACTGGCTTACCCggcgacgatgatgatgatgatgatgaagatgaagaagaggactGA
- the LOC110784587 gene encoding mitochondrial phosphate carrier protein 3, mitochondrial: MMAVSENSRRSSMIPSFLYSSSSSTTATTTNGVVSTKNSIMVAAPSEKIKMYSPAFYAACTAGGMLSCGLTHTAVTPLDLVKCNMQIDPAKYKNISSGFGILVREQGIKGLFRGWAPTFLGYSAQGAFKMGGYEFFKKYYSDIAGPEYATKYKTLIYLAGSASAEVIADVALCPFEAVKVRVQTQPGFARGLSDGLPKFVKSEGVMGLYKGLVPLWGRQIPYTMMKFASFETIVELMYKHAIPTPKDECSKTLQLGVSFAGGYVAGVLCAVVSHPADNLVSFLNNAKGASVSDAVKKLGLLGLFTRGLPLRIVMIGTLTGAQWGIYDAFKVSVGLPTTGGASPAIEAKE; encoded by the exons ATGATGGCGGTCTCCGAGAACTCTCGCCGCTCCTCTATGATTCCCTCCTTCCTATACTCCtcctcatcatcaacaacagCTACAACAACAAATGGAGTAGTGTCGACAAAGAATAGCATAATGGTTGCAGCTCCGAGTGAGAAGATAAAGATGTACTCACCAGCATTTTATGCAGCTTGTACTGCTGGTGGCATGCTCAGTTGTGGTCTAACTCATACCGCTGTCACTCCTCTTGATCTTGTCAAGTGTAATATGCAG ATTGATCCAGCAAAGTATAAGAATATAAGCTCTGGGTTTGGAATTTTGGTGAGAGAGCAAGGGATCAAGGGCTTGTTCAGGGGTTGGGCTCCAACTTTTCTTGGTTACAGTGCTCAAGGAGCTTTTAAAATGGGGGGTTATGAGTTCTTCAAGAAGTATTATTCAGATATTGCAGGTCCTGAGTACGCGACCAAGTATAAAACCTTGATATACCTGGCTGGCTCAGCATCTGCAGAGGTGATTGCTGATGTTGCCCTTTGCCCTTTCGAGGCTGTCAAAGTTCGTGTGCAGACTCAACCTGGCTTTGCTCGAGGCCTGTCTGACGGTCTCCCTAAGTTTGTCAAGTCTGAAGGTGTTATGGG ATTGTACAAAGGACTAGTTCCTCTATGGGGCCGTCAGATTCCAT ATACAATGATGAAGTTTGCATCATTTGAGACCATCGTGGAGCTAATGTACAAGCATGCAATTCCTACACCTAAAGACGAGTGCAGCAAAACACTGCAGCTTGGAGTTAGCTTTGCTGGTGGATATGTTGCTGGTGTACTTTGTGCTGTTGTATCACACCCTGCAGACAACTTGGTTTCTTTCCTCAACAACGCTAAGGGTGCATCTGTTAGCGAT GCTGTGAAGAAGTTAGGACTATTGGGTTTATTTACGCGTGGCCTTCCCCTTCGTATAGTCATGATCGGAACCCTTACTGGCGCTCAATGGGGTATCTATGATGCTTTTAAAGTGTCTGTTGGCCT GCCAACTACCGGTGGAGCCTCTCCTGCTATTGAAGCTAAAGAATGA